The following proteins come from a genomic window of Pseudomonas syringae:
- a CDS encoding LysR substrate-binding domain-containing protein produces the protein MNLESKWLEDFSALAATRSFSQAAERRFVTQPAFSRRIRSLEAALGLTLVNRSRTPIELTAAGQLFLVTARTVVEQLGEVVRHLHHLEGGQGEVMQVAAAHSLALGFFPRWIAQLRNEGLNIATRLVATNVGDAVHALREGGCDLMLAFYDPDAALQMDAEIFPSLHLGHTEMLPVCAAGADGQPLFDMEGEASVPLLAYSAGAFLGRSVNLLLRQRNLRFTTVYETAMADSLKSMALEGLGIAWVPHLSVRAELARGELVVCGGPQWHVPLEIRLYRCALVRKANVRLLWRKLESAAPPESS, from the coding sequence ATGAATCTGGAAAGCAAATGGCTGGAGGATTTCAGCGCCCTGGCTGCCACTCGCAGCTTTTCCCAGGCGGCCGAGCGCCGTTTCGTGACTCAACCGGCGTTCAGTCGGCGCATCCGCAGCCTGGAAGCGGCGTTGGGGCTGACCCTGGTCAATCGCTCGCGCACGCCGATTGAACTGACGGCGGCCGGGCAGTTGTTTCTGGTCACTGCGCGCACGGTGGTTGAGCAACTGGGTGAGGTGGTGCGCCATCTGCATCATCTGGAAGGCGGTCAGGGCGAAGTCATGCAGGTGGCTGCGGCGCATTCGCTGGCGCTCGGTTTCTTTCCGCGCTGGATTGCCCAGTTGCGCAACGAGGGGCTGAATATCGCGACCCGTCTGGTCGCCACCAACGTCGGCGACGCGGTGCATGCGCTGCGCGAGGGCGGTTGCGATCTGATGCTGGCGTTCTACGATCCTGATGCTGCGTTGCAGATGGATGCCGAGATTTTTCCTTCGCTGCACCTGGGGCACACCGAAATGTTGCCGGTCTGCGCTGCCGGTGCCGACGGTCAGCCGTTGTTCGATATGGAAGGCGAGGCCAGTGTGCCGTTGCTTGCCTACAGCGCAGGCGCCTTTCTCGGGCGTTCGGTGAATTTACTGCTGCGTCAGCGCAATCTGCGCTTCACCACGGTTTATGAAACAGCGATGGCCGACAGCCTGAAAAGCATGGCGCTCGAAGGATTGGGTATCGCCTGGGTGCCGCATCTGAGTGTGCGCGCCGAACTGGCGCGCGGAGAACTGGTGGTGTGTGGCGGGCCGCAATGGCACGTTCCGCTGGAGATTCGCCTGTACCGCTGCGCACTGGTGCGCAAGGCCAATGTGCGTCTGCTGTGGCGCAAGCTTGAGAGTGCTGCGCCACCGGAGTCATCTTAA